One part of the Desulfonema ishimotonii genome encodes these proteins:
- a CDS encoding aspartate/glutamate racemase family protein: protein MYQQQRDMSISHIRTRKNHTCYGMGIGIMILDDVYPGFPGDVRNASAFPYPIQYELVEGIDIKQLLWHEDKSPCLEPILKAAKKLERMGCRAIAAECGYFAYFQKDVSGYVDIPVFMSSLLQVPFIQQTIGPKRDVGILCYQRQFLTDAHLESVGIRPGSNYIIAGASDDYQCTELDRLWNWEVRPERPEAVYEIQEKQMVSACVEFCKANPSIGAIMLECTGMQPFARAIQQAVDLPVFSWGTILDYAYSAVNHRDYYGHV, encoded by the coding sequence ATGTATCAGCAGCAACGCGATATGAGCATCAGCCATATCAGAACCCGCAAAAATCACACCTGTTACGGCATGGGCATCGGTATTATGATTCTGGACGACGTTTATCCGGGCTTTCCCGGTGATGTCCGAAACGCCAGCGCCTTTCCCTATCCCATTCAGTACGAGCTGGTCGAAGGCATTGATATCAAGCAATTGCTCTGGCACGAGGACAAAAGTCCCTGCCTTGAACCGATCCTGAAGGCCGCCAAAAAGCTGGAAAGAATGGGATGCCGGGCCATCGCTGCCGAGTGCGGTTATTTTGCGTATTTTCAGAAAGATGTGTCCGGTTATGTGGACATTCCGGTCTTTATGTCCAGCCTGCTTCAGGTGCCCTTTATTCAGCAGACCATCGGCCCCAAAAGAGATGTGGGCATTCTCTGCTACCAGCGGCAGTTTCTGACAGACGCCCACCTGGAGAGTGTGGGTATCCGGCCCGGCAGCAACTACATCATCGCCGGGGCCAGCGATGATTATCAGTGTACCGAGCTGGACAGGCTGTGGAACTGGGAGGTCCGCCCGGAGCGCCCCGAAGCGGTTTATGAGATACAGGAAAAACAGATGGTCAGCGCCTGCGTGGAATTCTGCAAGGCCAATCCGAGTATCGGTGCCATCATGCTGGAATGCACCGGAATGCAGCCCTTTGCCCGCGCCATCCAGCAGGCCGTTGACCTGCCGGTCTTCAGCTGGGGAACCATTCTGGACTATGCCTATTCTGCGGTAAACCACCGGGATTATTACGGGCATGTGTAA
- a CDS encoding methyl-accepting chemotaxis protein — translation MLKKIKLEGKLTIMLSLIIFLTLGIMFFISHESAKREILKAKSEMFKRICLDIIGFIRLQDERVKRHEITLEEAQNEIREYVNGPKMPDGSRNAAKSKMGLSLSNEEKDRYMYVWGNTSKGVIILHAFDFELTDCWDYNIEGKYTVRDSWGNPQKTGFIFRELWQNPNEPVYTFLAYQLYYEPWDWVIGVGAREELLYKDIIHILIFKFVISGFMIFAGTVILLLFFIKQGIVKPVNNAVRELSECSSQLTSGSGQIALSSQKLAESTSEHAASLEETSSSLDELVSTAQQNSESADKSDKYINQASAIVIKANKSMAKLTEAMQKVFSSSDKTVKIVNKINKIAFQTNLLALNASIEAARAGEAGAGFTVVADEVRNLAKLTAASANETAELIEESAVSIKEGYSLTQTTNNDFQEATDIVRNLGMLVREVAATSRGQALSIEQLNKIVADMDRLTQSNAANSEESASASEELNSQAVILKNVVEVLIDMVGVSTSS, via the coding sequence ATGTTAAAAAAAATAAAATTAGAAGGTAAGCTTACTATTATGTTAAGCCTGATTATATTTCTCACGTTGGGAATAATGTTTTTTATATCGCATGAATCAGCCAAAAGAGAAATATTAAAAGCCAAAAGTGAGATGTTTAAAAGAATTTGCCTTGATATAATCGGTTTTATCAGGCTGCAGGATGAAAGAGTAAAGAGGCATGAAATCACATTGGAGGAAGCTCAGAATGAAATACGAGAATATGTAAATGGTCCTAAAATGCCGGATGGAAGCAGAAACGCTGCAAAAAGCAAAATGGGGTTAAGTCTGAGCAATGAAGAAAAAGACAGATATATGTATGTGTGGGGTAATACCAGTAAAGGAGTTATTATACTGCATGCCTTTGATTTTGAATTAACTGATTGCTGGGATTACAACATTGAGGGGAAATATACTGTCCGTGACAGCTGGGGAAATCCCCAAAAAACAGGTTTCATATTCAGGGAGCTTTGGCAAAACCCGAATGAACCTGTTTACACATTCTTAGCATATCAATTGTATTATGAACCCTGGGATTGGGTGATAGGTGTCGGTGCAAGGGAAGAACTCCTTTACAAAGATATTATACATATTCTTATATTTAAATTTGTCATATCCGGCTTTATGATATTTGCTGGCACCGTAATTTTGTTACTATTCTTTATAAAACAAGGTATAGTAAAACCTGTTAATAATGCAGTCAGAGAATTATCAGAATGTTCTTCGCAGCTGACCTCAGGTTCCGGGCAGATTGCGCTATCAAGTCAGAAGCTTGCGGAGAGTACCTCAGAACATGCTGCTTCATTGGAAGAAACATCATCCTCACTTGATGAATTAGTTTCCACAGCTCAACAGAATTCGGAAAGCGCTGATAAATCAGATAAATATATTAATCAGGCCAGCGCAATCGTAATAAAAGCCAATAAATCTATGGCCAAACTGACCGAAGCCATGCAGAAGGTTTTTTCCTCAAGTGATAAAACAGTAAAAATTGTTAATAAAATAAATAAAATAGCATTTCAAACCAATTTATTGGCCTTAAATGCTTCGATTGAAGCAGCCAGGGCAGGAGAAGCGGGAGCAGGATTTACCGTTGTTGCAGACGAAGTCAGAAATTTGGCAAAACTGACTGCGGCTTCGGCAAATGAAACTGCTGAATTGATAGAAGAATCTGCCGTAAGTATTAAAGAGGGGTATTCTCTGACTCAGACAACAAACAATGACTTTCAGGAAGCTACTGATATCGTTCGAAATCTCGGAATGTTGGTCAGGGAAGTTGCTGCCACATCCAGAGGCCAGGCTCTGAGTATCGAACAGCTGAACAAAATTGTGGCAGATATGGACAGGCTTACCCAATCTAATGCGGCAAATTCAGAAGAATCGGCTTCGGCAAGTGAAGAACTTAATTCTCAGGCTGTTATTCTGAAAAATGTCGTTGAAGTTCTGATTGATATGGTCGGTGTCAGTACTTCCTCATAA
- a CDS encoding group II intron maturase-specific domain-containing protein codes for MGELPAGKASGKVDSRIYGYLWQWMIRKHHKKRKSWLVKKYWSGGSQPCMFSAVVKKDGTVRRYELIRTHKKLF; via the coding sequence ATGGGCGAATTACCCGCCGGAAAAGCGTCCGGCAAAGTGGACAGCCGCATTTACGGTTATCTTTGGCAATGGATGATCAGGAAACACCACAAAAAGCGAAAATCATGGCTGGTCAAAAAGTACTGGTCAGGCGGCTCACAACCGTGTATGTTTTCCGCCGTCGTTAAGAAAGACGGAACCGTCCGTCGATACGAACTCATCCGAACCCATAAGAAGCTGTTTTAA
- a CDS encoding reverse transcriptase N-terminal domain-containing protein: MGLTLTVSCAKSGTHSKKLRMRIAKAVRERKHGKAKALRWLLPHSYSAKLLAIRRVTSDKGRYTPGVDSIVWNTNRQKIATASQLNRRGYPPPG, from the coding sequence GTGGGTTTAACCCTGACAGTCTCCTGTGCAAAAAGTGGGACACACTCGAAAAAACTCCGGATGCGTATCGCAAAGGCTGTCAGGGAAAGAAAACACGGAAAGGCAAAAGCCCTCCGGTGGCTTCTGCCCCATTCTTATTCCGCCAAATTGCTGGCGATTCGACGAGTGACGTCCGATAAAGGGAGATATACGCCCGGCGTGGACAGCATCGTATGGAACACAAATCGTCAGAAAATTGCGACAGCGTCCCAACTTAACCGACGCGGATACCCCCCGCCAGGGTAA
- a CDS encoding sigma-54 interaction domain-containing protein, producing MITPDIIRLFPDVDPATFSFLPVLDQLHEGVMITDNKGIILYMNDIQAKIDDLIPSDVIGRKVTDVYHVDEGVSPTMQCIKSGQRIDNLACFYRTRLGKVVNSLHNIFPLNASGQLIGTICFIRDYGIIEQTLESVSRPEKRKDIRRISSLPAAPEKKRLRNGTRFTFEDIIGEMPEFLQAIESARLASDSPSSVMLFGETGTGKELLAQSIHNNSSRHSQQYVAVNCAAIPENLLEGILFGTAKGAFTGAMDKAGLFEKASGGTLFLDEINSMSVGLQAKLLRVLQERKVRRVGSLDEIAIDLKLISSVNENPHRAIRQGTFRADLLYRLGVVFIRIPPLREHKEDLEKLICHFLSKYNDILKKNVNAISSEVMALFESYDWPGNVRELEHVIEGAMNLAGTRETIQVRHLAVHIGGLSPTGPDPSAPPATDGSSDGEDTSQTPQNRGRVNIVFPSAQASPKPDKSLSEIQKQNEIETIRAALTKARGNAARAARQLKISPQLLHYKLKRYGIDAKAFKL from the coding sequence ATGATTACCCCTGACATCATCAGACTTTTTCCAGATGTCGATCCGGCGACCTTTTCCTTTCTGCCGGTGCTGGATCAGCTTCATGAAGGCGTTATGATTACCGATAACAAAGGGATCATCCTTTACATGAACGACATCCAGGCAAAAATCGATGATCTGATACCCTCGGATGTGATAGGCAGGAAAGTGACCGATGTCTACCATGTGGATGAAGGCGTCAGCCCGACCATGCAGTGTATTAAAAGCGGGCAACGCATTGACAATCTTGCCTGTTTTTACCGCACCCGCCTGGGAAAAGTGGTCAACTCCCTGCACAACATTTTTCCGCTCAATGCCAGTGGCCAACTGATCGGCACCATCTGTTTTATCCGGGACTACGGCATTATCGAGCAGACCCTGGAATCGGTTTCCCGGCCGGAAAAAAGAAAGGATATCCGAAGAATCAGTTCTCTTCCGGCTGCTCCTGAAAAAAAGAGGCTCAGAAACGGCACCCGCTTCACCTTTGAGGATATTATCGGCGAGATGCCCGAATTTTTGCAAGCCATAGAGTCGGCCCGCCTGGCTTCGGATTCCCCGTCATCGGTCATGCTGTTCGGGGAAACCGGCACCGGAAAGGAACTGCTGGCACAGTCGATCCACAATAACAGCAGCAGGCACAGTCAGCAGTATGTGGCGGTGAATTGCGCGGCCATCCCTGAAAATCTGCTGGAAGGCATTTTGTTCGGCACCGCAAAAGGGGCCTTTACCGGCGCAATGGACAAAGCCGGGCTTTTTGAAAAGGCAAGCGGCGGCACCCTCTTTCTGGATGAAATCAACTCCATGTCCGTGGGGCTTCAGGCCAAGCTGCTGCGGGTATTGCAGGAGCGGAAGGTCCGGCGGGTCGGCTCTCTTGATGAAATCGCCATTGACCTGAAGCTGATCAGTTCTGTGAACGAAAATCCCCATCGGGCCATCCGGCAGGGCACCTTTCGCGCGGATCTGCTGTACCGGCTGGGGGTGGTCTTCATCCGAATCCCTCCGCTTCGGGAGCACAAGGAGGATCTGGAAAAACTGATCTGCCATTTTCTCTCCAAATATAACGATATTCTGAAAAAGAATGTCAACGCCATCTCTTCGGAGGTGATGGCGCTCTTTGAATCCTATGACTGGCCCGGCAATGTCCGGGAACTGGAGCATGTGATCGAAGGGGCCATGAATCTGGCGGGGACCCGGGAAACCATTCAGGTCCGACATCTTGCCGTGCATATCGGGGGGCTTTCGCCGACAGGCCCTGACCCCTCAGCCCCTCCGGCCACTGATGGTTCTTCTGATGGTGAGGATACATCTCAGACGCCCCAGAACCGGGGCCGGGTCAATATTGTGTTCCCCTCCGCCCAGGCTTCGCCCAAACCGGACAAAAGCCTATCTGAAATTCAGAAACAAAATGAAATAGAAACCATCCGGGCCGCACTGACAAAAGCCCGTGGCAATGCGGCCCGTGCTGCCAGACAATTGAAGATATCGCCCCAGTTGCTGCATTATAAACTGAAAAGGTACGGCATTGACGCAAAGGCGTTTAAGCTTTAG
- a CDS encoding ABC transporter ATP-binding protein gives MIVLQEFTKYFHRNSINEVLALDRISLELRQGDFVTVIGSNGAGKSTLLNGVAGTFFPDAGRLMLGDTDITRWPEHRRAGRIGRVFQDPMLGTCGALSIEQNMALASRRGKRRGLGMGVRSGSRDGFRAQLQKLALGLEHRLRDKVGLLSGGQRQALTMLMATMVRPEILLLDEHTAALDPGTARQILSLTRRIVEERSLTTLMVTHNMNQALELGNRLIMVHRGRVILDVRDEEKQRLTVDDLLARFYEVQGEAFSSDRMLLA, from the coding sequence ATGATCGTCCTGCAGGAATTTACCAAATATTTTCACCGGAACAGCATCAACGAGGTGCTGGCACTGGACCGGATCAGCCTGGAGCTGCGGCAGGGAGATTTTGTCACCGTGATCGGGTCCAACGGGGCCGGGAAATCGACCCTGCTCAACGGGGTGGCCGGCACCTTTTTCCCGGACGCGGGCCGCCTGATGCTGGGGGACACCGATATCACCCGATGGCCGGAACACCGCCGGGCCGGACGTATCGGCAGGGTGTTTCAGGACCCGATGCTGGGCACCTGCGGAGCGCTGAGCATCGAGCAGAATATGGCACTGGCCAGCAGGCGGGGGAAACGCCGGGGGCTGGGCATGGGCGTTCGCTCCGGTTCCCGCGACGGCTTCCGGGCACAGTTGCAGAAGCTGGCGCTGGGGCTGGAACACCGGCTCAGGGACAAGGTGGGCCTGCTCTCCGGCGGCCAGCGGCAGGCGCTGACCATGCTCATGGCCACGATGGTGCGGCCCGAAATTCTGCTGCTGGACGAGCATACGGCAGCCCTGGACCCCGGAACCGCCCGGCAGATTCTCAGTCTGACCCGGCGCATTGTGGAGGAGCGCAGTCTCACCACCCTGATGGTGACCCATAACATGAATCAGGCCCTTGAACTCGGCAACCGGCTGATCATGGTGCATCGGGGCCGGGTGATCCTTGATGTCCGGGATGAGGAAAAGCAGCGCCTGACAGTGGATGACCTGCTGGCCCGCTTTTACGAGGTGCAGGGCGAGGCGTTCTCTTCAGACCGGATGCTGCTGGCGTGA
- a CDS encoding ABC transporter permease has protein sequence MTIYAFIGALEQGFAYGIMVLGVYLTFRVLDFPDLTVDGSLPLGASVSAVAITHGINPFVSLLMAMAAGFLAGTVTALLNTKLKILHLLASILTMIALYSVNIRIMDGPNISLLGVATVLDPVTALGIPGNMAAPVMFGGIALGVTVVIIWFLHTELGLSVLATGNNPQMITSQGVNTHNIIILGVGMSNSLVALSGALVAQNQGASDANMGVGTIVAGLASVIVGETVFGDRSISRACMAALLGSVLYRITIALALGMKWGKFSFTPSDLNLITALLVVAALTVPRIKARWNRR, from the coding sequence ATGACGATCTATGCCTTTATCGGCGCGCTGGAGCAGGGATTCGCCTACGGCATCATGGTGCTGGGCGTCTACCTGACCTTCCGCGTCCTCGACTTCCCGGACCTGACCGTGGACGGCAGCCTTCCCCTGGGGGCATCGGTTTCGGCCGTTGCCATCACCCACGGCATCAACCCCTTTGTCTCCCTGCTCATGGCCATGGCAGCGGGATTTCTGGCCGGAACCGTGACCGCGCTGCTCAACACCAAGCTTAAAATTCTCCACCTGCTGGCCTCCATCCTGACCATGATCGCCCTCTATTCCGTCAACATCCGCATCATGGACGGACCCAACATCTCCCTGCTGGGGGTCGCCACCGTGCTGGACCCGGTGACGGCCCTGGGCATACCCGGCAACATGGCCGCGCCGGTCATGTTCGGGGGCATCGCCCTGGGGGTCACGGTGGTGATCATCTGGTTTCTGCACACCGAACTGGGCCTCTCCGTGCTGGCGACCGGGAACAACCCGCAGATGATCACCAGTCAGGGGGTCAACACTCACAATATCATCATCCTGGGGGTGGGCATGTCCAACTCCCTGGTGGCCCTGAGCGGGGCCCTGGTGGCCCAGAACCAGGGCGCATCCGACGCCAACATGGGCGTGGGCACCATCGTGGCCGGTCTCGCATCGGTGATCGTGGGTGAGACGGTATTCGGCGACAGGAGCATCTCCAGGGCCTGCATGGCGGCCCTGCTCGGCTCCGTACTCTACCGGATCACCATTGCCCTGGCCCTGGGCATGAAATGGGGAAAATTCTCCTTTACCCCCAGCGATCTGAACCTGATCACGGCCCTTCTGGTGGTGGCCGCCCTGACCGTGCCCCGGATCAAAGCGAGGTGGAACCGAAGATGA
- a CDS encoding ABC transporter substrate-binding protein, with protein sequence MKKTVLTLSLLLMSATLAFAQPGLHKISVSQFVEHPALDAVLKGFQDYMKEKNIPVTYSVHNAQANMATAGQIANQIMGEEPDLILAIATPTAQTVAQALKKSPHMGKTPFLFTAVTDPVRAGLVRNLEKPGGNITGVSDLLPIDKHMENLRRILPNLKRLGVIYNSGEANSKATVGQIQREGLRMGFEVTEATVSKSSDVYQAAKSLVGRVDAIFVPTDNTVVSALESAIRVCVQNKTPFFCADVDSVARGAVAATGFDYYKHGYQTGAMAERIFNGAAPGDTPVETQKALELHLNLRFAEQMGVTVPEEVIASADRIYRK encoded by the coding sequence ATGAAAAAAACCGTTTTAACCCTGAGCCTGCTGCTGATGAGCGCGACCCTGGCATTTGCACAGCCCGGCCTCCATAAAATATCTGTCAGCCAGTTTGTGGAACATCCGGCCCTGGATGCGGTCCTCAAAGGCTTTCAGGACTATATGAAGGAAAAAAATATCCCGGTGACCTACAGTGTCCACAACGCCCAGGCCAATATGGCGACGGCCGGACAGATCGCCAATCAGATCATGGGCGAGGAACCGGACCTGATTCTGGCCATTGCCACCCCCACGGCTCAGACCGTGGCCCAGGCCCTGAAAAAATCGCCCCACATGGGGAAAACACCGTTTCTCTTCACGGCGGTCACGGACCCGGTCAGGGCCGGTCTGGTCAGAAATCTGGAGAAGCCGGGCGGCAACATCACCGGCGTCTCCGATCTGCTGCCCATTGACAAGCACATGGAAAACCTCAGACGGATTCTGCCGAATCTGAAACGGCTCGGCGTGATCTACAATTCGGGCGAAGCCAACTCCAAAGCCACGGTGGGCCAGATTCAGCGGGAAGGCCTGCGCATGGGCTTTGAGGTGACAGAGGCCACGGTATCCAAGTCGAGCGACGTGTATCAGGCCGCCAAAAGCCTGGTGGGCCGGGTGGATGCCATCTTCGTGCCCACGGATAACACCGTGGTCTCGGCCCTGGAATCGGCCATCAGGGTCTGCGTTCAGAACAAAACCCCCTTTTTCTGTGCCGATGTGGACTCCGTAGCCCGTGGCGCAGTGGCCGCAACCGGGTTTGACTACTATAAGCATGGCTACCAGACCGGCGCAATGGCGGAGCGGATCTTCAACGGGGCCGCACCCGGCGACACCCCGGTGGAAACCCAGAAGGCACTTGAGCTTCACCTCAACCTCAGATTTGCCGAACAGATGGGCGTAACCGTGCCGGAAGAGGTGATCGCCTCCGCCGACAGGATTTACAGGAAGTAA
- the pheA gene encoding prephenate dehydratase, which yields MRIGFQGIRGAYSELALYRHFGRSVESVGFGSFEEVFEALADRRVDFGFVPVENTIAGTVVENYDLLLSQECRIIAEAFMKIRHTLLAPHGASIGQIRAAWSHPHALKQCREFLRQHRIEAVPKYDTAGAARMIADENRPDCAAIASELCAEIYGLDILAKDIHSNKTNTTRFLVVARHDNLPEKIVCEKTSLVFITRHYPGALVDCLKIFQKYALNLTKLESRPIPENPWEYVFYTDFDSGTDTGPARNALAELRETARFVKLLGSYPKGS from the coding sequence ATGAGAATCGGATTTCAGGGAATCAGGGGCGCGTACAGTGAACTGGCCCTGTACCGCCATTTTGGCCGGTCCGTCGAATCCGTGGGCTTCGGCAGCTTTGAAGAGGTGTTTGAGGCGCTGGCGGACCGCCGGGTCGATTTCGGCTTTGTGCCGGTGGAAAATACCATCGCTGGCACCGTGGTGGAGAATTACGACCTGCTGCTCTCCCAGGAATGCCGGATTATCGCCGAAGCCTTTATGAAAATCCGGCACACCCTCCTGGCCCCGCACGGAGCGTCCATCGGGCAGATCCGGGCGGCCTGGTCCCATCCCCACGCCCTGAAACAGTGCCGGGAATTTCTCCGGCAGCACCGCATCGAGGCGGTTCCCAAATACGATACGGCCGGGGCCGCCCGGATGATCGCCGATGAAAACCGCCCGGACTGCGCGGCCATCGCATCCGAGCTGTGTGCTGAAATTTACGGCCTCGATATTCTGGCAAAGGATATCCACAGCAACAAGACCAATACCACCCGGTTTCTGGTGGTGGCCCGGCACGACAATCTGCCGGAAAAGATCGTCTGTGAAAAAACCAGCCTCGTCTTTATCACCCGCCACTATCCGGGCGCACTGGTGGACTGCCTTAAAATTTTCCAGAAATACGCCCTCAACCTCACAAAACTCGAATCCCGCCCCATCCCCGAAAATCCATGGGAATACGTCTTCTACACCGATTTTGACAGCGGGACGGACACCGGCCCCGCCCGAAACGCACTGGCGGAACTCCGGGAAACCGCCCGCTTCGTAAAGCTGCTGGGGAGCTATCCCAAAGGCAGCTGA
- a CDS encoding prephenate dehydrogenase/arogenate dehydrogenase family protein, producing MKIGMIGFGRFGKLMAGYLARDFEVLIYNRSDKTARIREIGATPASLAEVCGCGLVILSVPISRMKSFLTEIAPLLAEDAIVADVCSVKEYPVQWMREILPESVSILATHPMFGPDSAAESLHDRKIVLCPERIESARYEKIKSYLVSKGLIPIETTPGDHDRQIAVSLSLTHFIGRALDEFGAKELIIDTEGYKRLLRILDVVTHDTWQLFTDMNRYNPYAAENRAAFMDAMKTIEEKLDQ from the coding sequence ATGAAAATCGGTATGATCGGCTTTGGCCGTTTTGGAAAGCTTATGGCGGGATATCTTGCCCGTGATTTTGAAGTGCTGATATACAACCGGAGCGACAAGACCGCCCGGATCCGGGAGATCGGCGCAACCCCGGCCTCCCTGGCGGAGGTGTGCGGCTGCGGCCTTGTGATCCTGAGCGTTCCCATCTCCCGGATGAAATCCTTTCTGACGGAGATCGCCCCGCTTCTGGCAGAAGACGCCATCGTGGCGGACGTCTGTTCGGTCAAGGAATATCCCGTGCAGTGGATGCGGGAGATCCTCCCCGAAAGCGTCTCCATTCTGGCGACCCACCCCATGTTCGGGCCGGACAGTGCGGCGGAATCGCTTCACGACCGGAAAATCGTCCTGTGCCCGGAGCGGATCGAAAGCGCCCGGTACGAAAAGATCAAATCCTATCTCGTCTCCAAAGGGCTGATTCCCATTGAAACCACCCCGGGGGATCACGACCGCCAGATCGCCGTCAGCCTCTCCCTGACCCATTTCATCGGCCGCGCCCTGGATGAATTCGGCGCAAAAGAGCTGATTATCGACACCGAGGGGTATAAACGGCTCCTCCGCATCCTGGACGTCGTCACCCATGACACCTGGCAGCTGTTTACGGATATGAACCGCTACAACCCCTATGCTGCGGAAAACCGGGCGGCCTTTATGGACGCCATGAAAACCATTGAGGAAAAGCTGGACCAATGA
- a CDS encoding aminotransferase class I/II-fold pyridoxal phosphate-dependent enzyme: MTGFRLGYAAAPKEIIREMAKHQSHATGNVCTFAQHGALAALTSDPGVTARWRAELEKKRDMAFAYASRLFDCVRPQGAFYLFPDVSGQLKTGETAEKLAACLLEETGVATVPGEAFGMENHLRISYAVPEPLLISGFEKISETLKRRR; this comes from the coding sequence ATGACAGGGTTCCGGCTCGGCTATGCCGCAGCCCCCAAAGAGATCATCCGTGAAATGGCCAAGCATCAGAGCCACGCCACCGGCAATGTCTGTACCTTTGCCCAGCACGGCGCACTGGCGGCCCTCACCTCTGATCCGGGCGTGACAGCCCGGTGGCGGGCGGAACTTGAGAAAAAACGGGACATGGCCTTTGCATATGCGTCCCGGCTGTTCGACTGTGTCCGGCCGCAGGGGGCCTTTTATCTCTTCCCCGACGTCTCAGGACAGCTGAAAACCGGGGAAACCGCCGAAAAACTGGCTGCCTGCCTGCTCGAAGAGACGGGCGTGGCAACGGTTCCCGGTGAGGCCTTCGGGATGGAAAACCACCTGCGAATCTCCTATGCGGTCCCCGAACCCCTGCTGATCAGCGGCTTTGAAAAAATTTCAGAAACATTGAAGCGGAGAAGGTAA
- a CDS encoding pyridoxal phosphate-dependent aminotransferase, with protein MKLSRRIRQIETSRTVRFTALIEHLRREGREIINFAVGEPEFDTPPAIIRAVKAALDTGATKYGQVSGIPALRDRLALGFDGYDAENILVANGSKQCLYALFQVICDPGDEVIIPSPYWVSFSQQVRLAGGTPVMVSTRNHQLDCDAIAEAITPETVAILVNSPNNPTGAVYPRTDLEFIARLARQHDLCLISDEAYEFLSMTASPIPAFLSCLTSGTASSSSKAFPKATA; from the coding sequence ATGAAACTGTCCCGGCGCATCCGGCAGATCGAGACATCGCGCACGGTCCGGTTCACGGCCCTGATAGAGCATCTCCGGCGGGAAGGCCGGGAGATCATCAATTTTGCCGTGGGGGAACCGGAATTCGACACCCCGCCCGCCATTATCCGCGCCGTAAAGGCGGCGCTGGACACCGGGGCCACGAAATACGGACAGGTCTCCGGCATTCCGGCGCTGCGCGACCGCCTGGCCCTGGGGTTTGACGGGTATGACGCAGAAAACATTCTGGTCGCCAACGGCTCCAAACAATGCCTGTACGCCCTGTTTCAGGTGATCTGCGATCCGGGGGACGAGGTGATCATTCCCAGCCCGTACTGGGTCAGCTTTTCCCAGCAGGTCCGCCTGGCCGGGGGAACACCGGTGATGGTCAGCACCCGGAACCATCAGCTGGACTGCGATGCCATCGCAGAGGCGATCACCCCGGAGACGGTCGCCATCCTGGTCAACTCCCCCAACAACCCCACGGGCGCGGTCTATCCCCGGACGGATCTGGAGTTCATTGCCCGGCTGGCCCGGCAACACGACCTTTGCCTTATTTCGGACGAGGCCTACGAGTTTTTATCTATGACGGCCTCTCCCATACCAGCCTTTTTGAGCTGCCTGACATCCGGGACCGCCTCATCGTCGTCAAAAGCTTTTCCAAAAGCTACAGCATGA